DNA from Calypte anna isolate BGI_N300 chromosome 6, bCalAnn1_v1.p, whole genome shotgun sequence:
aatacacttacgacttacgggatttaaccctagcttaggcaaccgttcaatgtcagcccaggcactttttcacaaagtctctgttctttctccctcctgtatctgctcttctcttggcttccctctgctcaggggcttccaaagagagaatccttatcttggcttccctttgctcaggggtttccaaagagatttctggttcctcatgggtttctggttcctccgtgggattccatactttaatttatactttactttaattaattttttttcttctggttcctccgtgggattccataccatgggattccatcctcctggcttccttctgctctgctcaggggtttccaaagagagaatccttatcttggcttccctctgttcaggggtttccaatccaaagagcttgatacctttcagggagagtgttagcccaggcatttttttcaaatcagggataATGTTCTGTAtgttgccagcttctcacactgcttctttagatgtctgtatgctgcccgcattctccaccatatgtagcgggaggagccattcttgctcctgatgctcgacgagctgctggtctcttccaggactccagccaccacacagcgcttccagggtagaagtgtagcgggaagagcctttcttgctccagaggctcgacgagctgctggcctctccatgcctcgcaccagagtgagctgaggttttttctgtgggtgtgtgttccacctttattggccccctggccttgctcatgcccaataggggcctgtcctaatcaggcacaggtggactcacacccactctttggcaactcaaggcacctgatTTGTCTTCTCTACACCATCTCATTTCAGATCTGGCACACTGGTGTTTAGCTTGTCTCCAGCCTCTGGCAAAGTGAAGGTGAGGGGGAAGGAAATAGTAGAATGTGGGGGATTTAGGTCTGGGTCTTTCAAGGGCTTCCTTCCACTCTGCTGGGACATGGCTTCTACTACTCCATGATGAGGCCacactgcagctctccctgtgAGAGCTGTAGAGCCCTGTTGGCCAAGTCAACCCCTGAGAGCTGGGTAAGGGCTTGCCAGGGAACTGCATTTGGGCAGCAGCCACCTGGATGGAGATCCTGCTACAGCTGCCTAGAACATGGGACCAACCCCAGAACTGGCAGCTCAAGCTGAGATGGATGCCAAAGTCTTGGCTACCTTTTGCTCCTCTGTAAGAAGCAATCCTCCATCAAGCTGGAGCCACATCCTTGCTATGCAGGACAGCAGTGCTTACTCCCACTTATTGACTCAAACTCTTTGCTCATTCAGCTACAATGTCTCAGCTGTCACATCAGCAGCTGGCTCATGTTCCACCTGTTTCATGCAGTCTCCTTCCCTTCTGGAAGAATCCAGAACACCTTAACGCACTGGTAGGCAATGGGATTCAATCCCAGGGTCTTTACCCATGGATATCAGCAGTCCCTGCAGGGACCCTTGCATTTCCTTTGCTGGAGTAGGCTGTGGAAATCCTAACACAGCCACACTCACCTCCCTCCCAAGGGAAAACAATGTTCCCCATGGGGTTTCTGTCCCAGGCAGTCCCTTCTAAGCATAGGTGCAGGGGTGTGGGCTCCCATGCAATCCAGCTAGGACTGCTGCCATGCTTGCAGGGCCTACTTCAGAACTACTGTTATTAACTTCTGATCCCAAGGAGAAGTGAATCCCAGCACCATCTAACCCCATTTGGCTGGTCCCTTTGAAAGAATGACAGCTCTTTTGGAATTCATGTCTCTCTTCAGTGCCAACACTGGCTTGTTTATCCTCTCCACTGGCCTGCTGGATCTCACTCATTCTGTCCTCTGGTCACCTGTGAGGAAAAATGGGGACAAATTTTGTAGAGGAACTGGGTACCAGTGAAGGGCTCAGTGGCACAGAGATATATAGCAGAAGGCAGGATCTGGTTGCACATTTCACTGTGTTTCTCACACCTGGATAAGAGCTATTTTAAGCTGTTCTTCCATCTCACAGCCTCATTTTGAGTTGCTGTTTGCAGAGACCAGTCAGTTCTCACTGGTCTCATGGCAGGTCCTGTCACAAGATGCCATGTTCCTGGGAAATGTGTTTGGCCTGGAGGTGAGGTCTATGTCCCCTCTGTATCAGGTCTGCTAGCCCTGGATACTCCCAGCAAACCCCTGCCAGTGGGAAGGCTCAGCCTACTTGTGTTGACTGGACAGAAACAAAAGTAGCTCTTTGAGTTCCTGGCAAACAACCTGGAGCTACAATCCTCCCCTGTGTGTCCTCTGTGGCATTGCTGATCCTATTGCTGACCAATGCTGATCCTAAGTCCTGGGGACCCACTCTTCCAGGTATGTCACCACCTCTGCTTCCCCCGCACGCCAgcttccccccttccccaccctgTGGAGATCCCACACTGCCATAGGTCCCTGCTGGAGGAGAGGGGCTGTGACCAACCCCGCAGAACACCTTCATCCCAGCCACAGGCGCACAGCATGGGCTCCTTTGAGCATCAGCAGGGACAGCTGGGATAGGCCAGCAGGAGCGAGATGTATCTGTGTGTCTGCATGTCTGCCTGTCCCTTTGTCCCTTTGTGTCTGTCTGCCTCTGTCGCTCCAGCTGCCCGCTTCTGCCTGCTTCCCTCAGTGGCTTTGCCTCTCCTCGCCTGCGCGTACATCTGCGTGTCTCTCCGCACTTCTGTTTGTCCTTTTGTCTGTCCGGCTCCTAGCACGTGCACGCGTGCGTCCTACTGCGAACGCGGCCGTCCCCGTGCCGGTGCGTCCGTCTGTCTCTTTGTGCGTCTGTCACgttttccatttgctttatGTTTGTGTATTCCTTGAGTATCCGTGTGTCCGTCCATCCAGAGGGTGTCGGTCCCCGCCTGCGCCTCGCCCGCCGCCGCAGCTCTTCAGCACCGCGGTGCACGGACAGCTCCCGCCGCCTCATACCGCAGAGGACCTGAGGGCGCCCCGCGCACCGAACCGCGCACGGCACGGAACCGAACCGCTCCCCCTCCCCGCCGCAGAGCCCCCCCCGCTCCACACCGCGCCCCGCTCCGCACCGCGCAGGGCCCGCCCCGCCGTACATAagcgccgccgccaccgccggTCACGCTCCGCCGCCATGAGCTACAGCCCGGAGCCTGCGGCTCTGGCCACCTCCTACCGCCACCTCTTCGCCGAGGCCCCGCGGCGCTCCGAGGGGCCGGCGGGCCGGCGGGCGCGCCCGGGAATGGAGCTGGGACCGGGGCGGGAGCGCAGCGTCGAGCCGCGGCGGGCGCGAGCTAGCgagaaggagcagctgcagggcctGAACGAGCGCTTCGCCGGCTACATAGAGCGGGTGCGAGCGCTGGAGGAACGGAACCGGGAGCTGGCGGCGGAGCTGGCGGCGCTGCGGCAGCGGTCGGACGAGCCACGCCGGCTAGGTCAGATGCTGGGCGGGGAGCTGCGCGCCCTGCGCGCCCGGCTGGAGGAGGCGCATGGAGAGCGGGCGCAGGCGGCGCTGGAGCGGGCGCGCCTGGCAGAGGAGACGCAGCGGCTGCGGGCGCGCTGCGAGGAGGAGGCGCGGGGCCGCGCCGAGGCGGAGCAGGAGCTGCGGTCCCggcagcaggcagctgaggGGGCCGCCCGCGCCCGCGCAGACCTGGAGCGGCGGGCGGCGGccctgctggaggagctggcgGCCCAGCGCAGCGCTCACGCCGAGGAGTTGGCCCGGCTGAGCGCCGAGCTCCGCGCCGCCGCCCCCATGGCCCCGGTTCCGGCGGGGCGGCCGGACCTGGCGGCGGCTTTGCGGGAGCTGCGGGCCCAGTACGAGGCGCTGGCGGCCCGCAACCTGCAGGCAGCCGAGGACTGGTACCGCGCCCGCTGCGCCCGCCTCCACGAGCGGGCAGCCCGCAGCCAGGAGGCCGTCCGTGCCAGCCGCCGGGAGGCCGGCGAGTGCCGCCGACAGCTCCAGGCCCGCCTGGCGGAGATGGAGAGCCTGCGCGGCGCCCACCAGTCCCtggagaggcagctgcaggagatggaGGAGCGGCACAGCGCCGAGGCCGCCGGCCTGCAGGTGAGCCGGGTGGCGCCGGGAACCTTCTCCGCGTCCTCCCCGTGCAGGTTTTCTGTCACCGGGCAGCGCCGGGCAGCTTCGCGACACCGAACATCCTCCTTCCTTGCAACCGGCCCCAACTCTCAGCACTTCAATCCCAGAAAGCTCTTCCAGTGCTGTGTAGCACCAGGCATCTTCATCCCATGCAATACCCCCGGCACTGTACACCATAGGCTCCTTCGACCCTGCaacccttccccccccccggTGTTGTGCATCGTTGAGCATCTCCACTGCGTGCAAAATACTGCAGCGCAGCTCCAtcctctgcagcagcccctcCCCCAGCACTGTGCAGCGCTGGGCATCCCGGTCCGATGCGGTGCCCCCTCCCGCACTGAGCAGCGCTCAGCAGCCCCTTTCTCCCgtgctctgctgtgctgcatgcATCATCCCCCTCCAGCCACCAGCACTTGATCAGCATCACCCCCTGTGCCTTGTGCAGCGCTCACCCGCCACAGCGGCAgtgtccctgcagcactgcacagtgccaagcatccctgcagccttcCCCCGCCCAGCACACGGCCTCTCTGTCTTGGCCCAGAGGGGGATTCCTTTCCCCTTTATCTATAGGCAGAGCCACAGGGAGCAGGTTTTGAGGGGAGAGGCAGGGCCAGGACACTCCCTTCAGCTCCATTCAACCCCCTTCCTGCAGGGGACAAAGCTCTTCCTGCATATAGCAGCACAGTTTGGAGCAACACCCAacccctgccccatcccttaAGGGTCAGCTCCAGAATGACCCTCACACTCCCTGTCACTGTGGTTAATTCATTGAAGCTGTCTGCCCAGACTTGGCCCCCTGCCCTGTGGCCTGGTTCTTGGCACCTGCACGGCAGAAATTGGAGCGCTGCAAACTTTAAGGCTGAATTTGCAGCCAGATCCCAGCATCTCTTATGTCTGTGGAAAAACTCGTGGGGTGGATGCTAAGCTCTCCATATCTCTCATTCCATCGACACAGTACTACCATATTTTCTCGCTACAGGGAGACATTAAtgatttataataaaataagtCCTGAGATTGTTCTATTATAGCTATTAAATGATCTGTGGTTTCTAAATCAAGACAAAAGCACTGCCTTACATCATACCTCAAGAATATTGTTATTCTTTGTCACACCCAAGTAATGCCTTGTCATTTTCAAGGCCAAATTTTGCCAGGCTCTCTAGAATGCCTGTATCTCCAAGCTGCTTGCAATCATCCTGAATAGTTTAGGTCTTCTTCAACAAATGTGGAAATGGGCAGTATACAATAATTCCTCTTGGATGAAAGGATTACACACAGAAATCTTCTTAAATAGCCTTGATGCTATGTAGAAAGAGGGATTCTGGGAACAACCTAtcaattgtaaaaaaaaaaaaggcagaaaaaaaaaacaactagaTTAAAAATCACTGCTTGAAATTGCTTTAGCtacagcacagcagcattttcctATGTGATCCTCAGGATCTGCTTTAAGTGTGGTAATACTTAGGAGCCATTCAAACAATAGGCATGTAGGAGCCAAATAATTTCCCTGTCTGAAACCAATGGGAAAGGGTGGAAGTTTGGCTTAAAAGAGGATAGTCCTGTGGTTTGAGCTCTTAAAATGTTCCTATAGACTGCTGGAACAGGGACCTGTTTTTATATTTGTAGGCTACCCAGTCAAGTCTGAATCAGTATGTGAAAGTTTTCCATTAGTGGACAGGTTTGCAATGATGTGGGCAGGGGCATTTTTTCAACCAGTTGGTATAGCCAGAGTGTGCAAGAGAGCATTTTGTTGATGCAGATTacaagcagagggaagggggcTGTAGGCATGGAGTGTCAGAGCACTGAGAGAAGAGCTTTCCTGGGGTTAGGTCAACCCAAGACCCTCCCTCCTGTCATGGCTCAGTGTAGCAGCAGTCTGGCTGCATCAGAGACAGACTTTTAGATAAGATTTTGATCTCTACTGCAGTAGCATCCTCAAGCATTCTGGGGCTTTTCAGCTGATGTCCCAGTGGTTTCCTTGAACCCCTTCCCATTACCCAGGCCCACTTCAGAGGCACAGCTCCATGGTGCTCTTTTGCTGCAGGAGATGGTGAGGGCAGCACAGGTCAAGGCAGACCCCAAAGATGGCTCATGAATGTTCCATGAGGTGGGCTGTGTCCAGCTAACTTCACTGGGAGATGCCCTGTGCAACGTTCAGGATGAGCTGGCCCTGCTTCTCCAAGGGTCTCTGCTCAGATTGGGCTCATTGCAGCTATCTGCTCCTTGGGCAGCTCTGTGGCTCATGGCTGTCTCTGCACCATGCACAAGACAGGTTATGGAGGGGTCAGGAGGGGGAACACAGACAGGATGATGTGGCAGAATGAAGCTTGTTAGCTGGAGCggaggagctggaagcattTGCAAAGGCCCAGCTGTGGGAGAGCAGACCTTGGCAGTAACCACTGCAGGGCTTTGCATGCAGGGCTGCACATCAGTGCAAACTGCTTACTCACTCCTGCTCCAACTCACATTTCTATCGTGGCACAGTGGGGCAGCTGGCCATGGGAAACCATCTTGATCTGGGAATACCCCTATCAGAGCCTTCAAGCTGCTGCCAAGATACCTGGATGCATGTGGGAGAAAActgggctgctttttttctggaaaaaaaaaaaaaaaagagaaaaatcagtctgCTCTGCTAGAAAGGAAGTCTGTTCAGGGACTCCTCCCCATTGCAGGGAGAGCTGGCTGTAAGAGCCATGGCAGGgtgaagcagaggggaaggatgcTAGAAGGCTGTCATAGTCCAGCGAAGCACCTTGGCCCTCATGGTGCAGGATCCTGACTCTGTAAGCACCCCcttcctgcagccagctcttcccttctgtCTCTGTGGCACCAACTTTCCTTCAGACACCCTGGACATGTGTTCCAGCCCTTTAGGTACTCACTGTAGCTGGTTGGCTCCTGCAGTGCTAAGTGTTCTCATTTGTCCTGCTGAGCCACTGATCCCGCTTGGACAGTGTTTAAGCCAAGCCCTTACTTTCCCAGCAGCCTCACTTATACCTCACAGGACTAGGAACTCCACCATCATGCACTGTTTGCCCACCACCCCATCTTACAGACCCTGCTACAGATACATATAAATCCATCAATGTTTCAAACTTCCCCCCACTGCACATTCACAACCCATGCCTGGTGCTCTGCTCACTTCTCTATCCCTATTAGTGCGAAATTTCTTCTCCCAAGTTCCTGTTGAGATGTATCACTGTGGTCCAGCTGCCCATTGCAGCTTCCCTGTCAATAGGCAAAGCGGAAAACCTGTGGGAGCACATCCTTAGGTGCTCTTGCCTTTGCAGGACACCATTGGGCAGCTGGAGGATGACCTGCGAAACACCAAAAACGAGATGGCTCGGCACTTGAGGGAGTACCAAGACCTGCTTAATGTCAAGATGGCCCTCGATATTGAGATAGCTGCCTACAGGTAAGgctgctctgtcccctctccaCCCAACTGCCTCCCAACCTAACCCCCAACCCTGACAGGCTGGAGTATTTTCAAGAAATTATTTGGGTACAAGTCAAGGAGCAATATCATTGTGTagctcctctcccctgcctggACCTGgtctgctcctgcccagagcacaGCTACAGCTCCATGTCATGCCCCCAGCTGTCCCAGAAGCAGTGGTTTACAATGGGGCCAGCTGGAGTTAGaaacttgtttttcttgcaAAGTTAAAGTAGATGCAAAACGCAGAGCCCCTCTGGttcagggttttattttcttggggTTTCTGGAGGGAGCTGGTCTCATGTACCCCATATTGCAGATGCCCCCAAAATGCTTGATCAATGACTATGATTCTGAATCAGCTTCATGGTGCAGTGTGGACCTGAGCCTCGTGTCCACTGCAGGCTGGGGTGATGGCCTGGAGTGACTTGCTTGTGGGTCACAGCATGCCCTCAGGCTTTGCAATTGAGCTGTCCCCAAACTAACCTCTTTCCTTGTGATCTGCTTGCAggaagctgctggagggagaggagaccCTCTTCAGCACAGGAAGCAGCGGCCTTTCAGCGCTCAAtcccctccccaaccccactTATTCCTTCCAGCCAAGAGGCTTTAGTTCTTCCAGTCTGTCCTTCAAAGATGAGGAACAAGGAGAGGTTTTTAAAGTGACCTCTAAAATATCATCCAGCCGGGCTGAGATGATTGAGGGGACCATAACCTCTACCAAGAAAAGGGGGAGATTAAACCTGCATGAAGGAATCtttgcaaatgcaaaaatgtaACCCTGCCCATTTTGCATTTGAGAGGGAACAGTCTCCACTTGGCCTTTGAATGATGAAGCCATGGTATGAACCCATGCTGAAAGTCCCCTTGGAATCACATAACCCATGAGGGACACCAACCTGCAGCCAGCTTCCTCAAGGGTCTGGCCATGCAGAGGCCGAGCTTGGCACATTGCTCCCTTTTAAATGGGGTGGAGGTGTGGGCAGGTAGGTAGGTGCATGTTGGTCATTGATGTGGTGGCACAGTGGACTCATATAGCACTCACCATCCCTCCCTTCCTGTTCCTGCAGTGCTCGAGGGGAAGCTGGCTGGGATGGATTCTCAGCTGGCTCTCCAGGGACAGGGGTGGAGGGAAACAAAACTTTACACATTTGTTACACCCAGTTTCAAGGCTACAGACCCTCACTCACTATCCAAATCCACATAAAGCTAAACTGTTGCCCACTCCTTAAGATGTAGACGTGCATTTTTAATCccagaagcacagaaatatcCATACTGGACCACACCTGATGTCTGGTCTATGAGCCACTTAAGTTTTAAACTGTAAGGATTGttcttcttttggttttgttttgtttatctttttgTCCTGACAGCTCTGGTTTTCTGCAGTGTTAGTCCAGCCAGATGCACAGGGTTTCCTAGCAGAAGGCATAGGGCAGGAAACTGGTGCATTTGAGGTCAAGGCACCACCACACCACAGGGCACAGCACACCACTGGCTCTGAAATTTCAGGGTCTGTGAGTCCCGTTGTTTGGCTGCACAGTCATCACATGAGAGCCCCACGTTCACATTATTAGAATCATGCCCCAGCTGgtgctgggaagctgcaggaCTCCTGAACACCAGCTCACAAAGTATCCTCGTCTCCGCTCCGTTACAATGTGTGCCAAATTTGATATAGGATTTGCAACCATAGGTTTCCTTCAATGCCTTAAATTGCCAATGATCGCTTTTGCAAGAGCCGGAGACtccacgtgtgtgtgtgtgtgtgtgtgtgtgtgtgtgttgcttgTCAGTGCCATGGCAAGGTTATCATCACCAGAACTTACTGCCCTCGCAGTGGTCCCAGAGTAGTTCCTGGAACCAGCAAATCGTTTGCTCCCACTCTTTCCTCTTCTACTGTACAGCACAagttaatatattaaaaagaaagagttaCATGGATCAAATTGAGCTGTATTgtcttctttgctgctgctttgcttcgGGAATACACTTCAGTTTCTAGCCCACAGCCAGTTTGGTCCCTAGCAGCACCTCGGGTCCACTGCAAAGAGCGTGGTGTCGGATTGCATCTGCCAAACTCTGCCGCTGGGGCAGCAATGGGGCACTTCGGGGTCTCACCCTCAGGTGCCTGCTGTGTTCAGTACATATTTTTTGTAGAAATGCTCATGGTGGAGAGAACAAGGTCTCCCATGGACAAGTGCTCCCTTGTTACCTCACAAAATTCGCCTCACAGCTCTGACAGCTTGGCCCCAGGATACCCACATCTCAACTCCATCCTGCCTGCACTCTCAGGTGTTAAAAATAGCCTCTTTCTTTGCCTTCACACAGGAAGataaatttttttatgtgtgaTTTACACAATAGCAAGTGAAAGACGTGAGGATGCACCCACCTCCCATGTAAACACAGCAAaggtgcctgcagagctggtgtGACCATTTGGAAGATGCCTATGTTCTGCCCGAGATGAGCCTTTGGAGGGGCACAGGGGAAGACAGCAGGGTGTGCGAGGAGCATGGGCAAACTTCTGTCTGGGTGACCCTAGTGGCAGCATGctgtcctgctgccttcccattTCTGCCTTCTCATGCAATGTTGTGGCAATCTGCCCCAGGGATGTGGTGTGACAGTCACAGGCttctctgccagccctgcaggccAGGACAGTCTCTTCCCTTGACCCTGCCACTGCAATAACCTCAGGGATGATGCCCTGTCAAGGCTGCTCAACATAGTGTgacacagccctggggagggcagTCCTGCAAGCAGGCAAAGCAAGGGACACATTTCAGAGGTTGGGGAGGGGACTCAGGCCATGGCTGGGGCAGTACATCTCATCAGCAGCCCCtaggaaaacagcacagaacaACCTGGGGGTGCACAGGCAGAGATGGAGGGggagaggcagcacctgcagagTTAAGTCCAGGGCACTGGTGCATAAAGCAAAAACCAACCTCCAAATATCTCCCCAGCTCAGCTGTCAGGAAATGTAAACACACAGAATTTGTCTGTAACTACAGAGGGAACAAAAGGCAGATGTGACTGTGCAGCTAATGTGCAGCTATATTCTGAACCTCAGATAAATACCCTCCAGCATTGCTTTGTTCCTGTCCCTTAAAGATAAGCAGCCTGACCTGTCCTTTATTCCTTGCACAGCCTCCACTGGCATTCTTGCTTGCTCAGCTGGTAATAAAGCTGAGAATTTTATTATGGTGATAATGATGCAGAAGGGCTGGAGCGGTGGAGGACAAAGAAGACTGGGTGAGGGCAAGGTGCTGTTTCAGAAACTGTCCTCTGACCTGAATTAGTTCTTTGCAAGGGCTGGCTCCAGAAATCTCCTGCGTTTCTGGAACTCTGCAATGCTTTGCTGCTGTCTCATGGTGTTAAGCTCTAGAGATGAGAAGTGAGCAGCAGGCAAGGAAAAGACCTGGGTATGAAGGATACAGCAGAAAGGACCAGGCTGGATTTTACATTGTATTATGGCTTTGAGAGCCCCTCTGTGGGCTCTGACCCTGTGATCTTTCTAATAGGGGCTCTGCTGCAAAGACTTAATTACTCTGATAGCAACTGATTGACCAACTCCACAAATGCTCCCCCAGGACTGAGGGTGAGCAAGAGTCTTTCCAGGACAGAGGCATCCTGCTTCCCTCAAGGACAGAGCCCAATCACAGGTGCTGTGTAGCAAGGGAGGAGctccccagcagggtcagggctACCCCTAGTTCTGAGCAGCCTCACAGCTACCTGTTGCTGCAGGGGCCATAACATCTGTGCTGCAGGGGCCATAGAAGAGATATGGTCCTCCAGTGATGTCCTTTGTGAACACAGAACAAGGGGGAGCAGGCCCTCCAGCTGGCTGCCACCATTGGACAAGAACTGAGCTCTTCCCTGAAGGTGTGCTGGTGACATGTGGCCAGGAGGAATAGTGCCCTCAGTTCTTACCCTGAGGGAGACCCATGCCCTCAGTCTTGCTGTCTTTAGGTGAATGCAGAGAGCAAAGAGAGATAAGCCTGGCTCACCATGTTACTAACACTGACCTCCAGCTATCTCCATCCAGGCTTCCTTTTCTATCACTATCTGCTTCAGGGTGTGTCCTCTCACCTTAGATGCACCAGGCTTCTCCAACAGAGCACTGTGGTGGAGGGCAACAAATCCTCCTTTGGGGTCCCATCTTTCTTACTGGGTTATACACCAAGACTGTCAGAGGAAAGGATTGAGTCACACTCCAGATGCTTAAAAGACTTATACCTCTTGCAGAACCCTCAATCTCTCAGTTAAAAGGCAGTTGCAGGCACCGACTGCATCAACTCAGGAACAAGCAGAGAGCAGCCATTTCTCGATGATGCTGTGACGCTTTCATCGTCATGCTGGGGAGAACTTTATCTGCCACACAGGGGTGCAGGTTCTCACCACAGGGCTGtccatctgtttttttttccctggatgaAGATGCTGCCTGTGCACTGTGCAGGTGTGCTTTGgcactgcctggctctgctcatTTCATTGCCTGGGAATTCAGCTGGGGCAGGCCTGGGTCACACTCCTGATGCTCCAGTGATTGAAGAGCCATGTTCCCACTGAGGTACTGGAACCAAGGGTCCTTCAGTTCTACCAGAGGCTCCTATAACTGTCTGAGCTGACACATACAGCTCCTTAAAAACAGACACAATGGCTGCACGTAGAGTTTTGCTAATAACGCTTACCTGGATGCATGCCGGAATTCATTAAAGCCTAAGCCAAAGAATAAGcagccaaagcaaaaaaacccaaaacattttcctttgacAGGAATGCAGACATCTCCTTTTCCAGACTGGAGAAAAACTCTGTCATTTATCAAGAAAGAATCAATAGGGAATTCAGAGAAAACTCTCCTTCTGCACTGTTGGCTGGATCCACCCAGCTCTTAGCACAGATCTCTTCAAGAAGAGCTTCTTCCCCAAGTGA
Protein-coding regions in this window:
- the INA gene encoding alpha-internexin, encoding MSYSPEPAALATSYRHLFAEAPRRSEGVEPRRARASEKEQLQGLNERFAGYIERVRALEERNRELAAELAALRQRSDEPRRLGQMLGGELRALRARLEEAHGERAQAALERARLAEETQRLRARCEEEARGRAEAEQELRSRQQAAEGAARARADLERRAAALLEELAAQRSAHAEELARLSAELRAAAPMAPVPAGRPDLAAALRELRAQYEALAARNLQAAEDWYRARCARLHERAARSQEAVRASRREAGECRRQLQARLAEMESLRGAHQSLERQLQEMEERHSAEAAGLQDTIGQLEDDLRNTKNEMARHLREYQDLLNVKMALDIEIAAYRKLLEGEETLFSTGSSGLSALNPLPNPTYSFQPRGFSSSSLSFKDEEQGEVFKVTSKISSSRAEMIEGTITSTKKRGRLNLHEGIFANAKM